In the genome of Triticum urartu cultivar G1812 chromosome 5, Tu2.1, whole genome shotgun sequence, one region contains:
- the LOC125507810 gene encoding cullin-associated NEDD8-dissociated protein 1-like translates to MANMNITGILEKMTGKDKDYRYMATSDLLSELNKESFKADQDLESKLTNIVLQQLEDASGDVSGLAVKCLAPLVKKVSEDRVVEMTDKLCDKLLNGKEQHRDIASIALKTIIVEVTTASLSEKILVSLSPQLISGVTSGKSAEIKCECLDILGDVLHRFGNVITKDHAFMLTALLTQLSSTQASVRKKSVTCIASLAPCLSDDLLAKATSEVVQLLKNKRAKSEITRTNIQMIGALSRSVGYRFGPHLAEAVPLLISYCTSASENDEELREYSLQALESFMLRCPRDISPYCDGILNLALEYVSYDPNYTDSMEEDTDDEVQDEEDDDESANEYTDDEDASWKVRRASAKCLSAIIVSRPQMLSKMYQEACPKLIDRFREREENVKMDIFNTFIELLRQTGNVTKGQGDIDESSPRWLLKQEVPKVVKSINRQLREKSIKTKVGAFSVLKELVVVLPDCLADHFGSLVPGIEKALNDKSSTSNLKIEALAFTRIVMASHSPSVFHPYIQALSGPILSAMGDRYYKVTAEALRVCGELVRVLRPNFEARSIDFRPYISPIYKAILGRLANQDQDQEVKECAISCMSLVIATFGDGLQSELPSCLPILVDRMGNEITRLTAVKAFAVIANSPLRIDLSCVLDHVVSELTAFLRKANRALRQATLGTLNSLVVTYGGQIGSSSYETIIAELSTLISDIDLHMAALALELCCTIMVDRRSIKNVGLAVRHKVLPQALVLIRSALLQGQALQALQKFFASLVQSANTSFETLLDSLISTAKPSQSGSLSKQALSSIAQCVAVLCLAAGDQKCASTVEMLKGILNDDSSTNSAKQHMALLCLGEIGRRKDLSNHVQIENIVIESFQSPFEEIKSAASYALGNIAVGNLSKYLPFILDQIDNQQKKQYLLLHSLKEVIARQSVDHTGQSELQDSNIVKILALLFNHCESEEEGVRNVVAECLGKIALIEPNKLIPALKERTCSPAANTRATVAIAIKYSIVERPGKIDAIMYSEISTFLMLIKDSDRHVRRAAVLALSTAAHNKPNLIKGLLPELLPLLYDQTVVKQELIRTVDLGPFKHVVDDGLELRKAAFECVDTLLDSCLDQLNPSSFIVPFLLSGLGDHYDVKMPCHLILSKLADKCPSAVLAVLDSLVEPLEKTIVHRPKGDAVKQEIDRNEDMIRSALRAIAALSRISGSDYSMKFKNLMNKITATPSLADKYNSVRSE, encoded by the exons ATGGCGAATATGAACATAACCGGCATCTTGGAGAAG ATGACAGGGAAAGATAAAGACTACAGATATATGGCCACCTCAGATCTGCTTAGTGAGTTGAACAAAGAGAGTTTCAAAGCAGACCAAGACCTTGAATCAAAGTTGACTAATATTGTTCTTCAACAACTGGAAGATGCTTCAGGAGATGTTTCTGGTTTAGCTGTGAAATG CTTGGCTCCACTTGTTAAGAAGGTAAGCGAGGATAGAGTAGTGGAGATGACTGACAAGCTTTGTGATAAATTACTCAATGGAAAGGAGCAGCATCGTGATATTGCCAGTATAGCTCTGAAGACAATCATTGTGGAAGTTACTACGGCATCACTTTCTGAAAAGATTTTAGTTTCTCTTTCCCCGCAGCTAATCAGTGGTGTCACCAGT GGAAAGAGTGCTGAAATTAAATGTGAATGTCTTGACATATTAGGTGACGTGCTTCATAGATTCGGCAATGTGATCACAAAAGATCATGCGTTTATGCTCACTGCACTTTTAACCCAGCTGAGCTCCACTCAAGCAAGTGTCAGAAAAAAGTCAGTTACGTGCATAG CATCGCTTGCTCCATGTTTGTCGGATGATCTATTAGCCAAGGCAACGTCGGAGGTTGTCCAATTGCTGAAAAATAAAAGGGCAAAATCTGAAATAACCCGAACAAATATCCAGATGATTGGTGCTCTCAG TCGGTCAGTTGGATACCGGTTTGGACCACACCTTGCTGAAGCTGTTCCTTTGCTCATTAGTTATTGTACAAGTGCatcagaaaatgatgaagagcTCCGTGAATACAGCTTGCAG GCCCTTGAGAGCTTTATGCTCAGATGTCCAAGAGATATTTCCCCATATTGTGATGGTATTTTGAATCTTGCTTTGGAATATGTAAGCTATGATCCTAATTACACCGATAGCATGGAGGAGGATACTGATGATGAAGTACAGGATGAGGAAGATGATGA TGAGAGTGCGAATGAATACACAGATGACGAGGATGCAAGCTGGAAGGTTCGCCGGGCATCAGCGAAGTGCCTGTCTGCAATTATAGTATCTCGTCCTCAAATGTTGTCTAAGATGTATCAGGAG GCTTGTCCAAAGTTAATTGACCGCTTTAGGGAAAGAGAGGAGAATGTAAAG ATGGACATCTTCAACACATTTATTGAGTTGTTACGCCAAACTGGCAATGTGACAAAAGGACAAGGCGACATTGATGAGTCTAG CCCTAGATGGTTGCTGAAGCAAGAAGTACCCAAAGTTGTCAAGTCTATCAATAGGCAGTTGCGTGAAAAATCAATCAAGACAAAG GTTGGAGCATTCTCAGTATTGAAGGAGCTTGTTGTTGTATTACCAGATTGCCTTGCTGATCATTTTGGGTCACTTGTTCCTGGGATTGAGAAGGCTTTGAAT GACAAATCTTCTACCTCCAACCTGAAGATTGAAGCCCTTGCGTTTACTAGGATTGTTATGGCCTCACATTCGCCCTCTGTGTTTCATCCATACATCCAG GCACTTTCTGGTCCAATATTATCTGCTATGGGAGATAGATATTACAAAGTCACAGCTGAGGCTTTACGGGTGTGTGGGGAGCTCGTCCGAGTCCTCCGTCCAAACTTTGAG GCACGTTCCATAGATTTCAGGCCATATATTAGTCCAATCTATAAAGCTATATTGGGCCGCTTGGCGAATCAAGATCAAGATCAG GAAGTTAAAGAGTGTGCCATATCTTGCATGAGCCTTGTGATCGCTACTTTTGGTGATGGTCTTCAGAGTGAATTACCGTCATGCCTTCCCATACTTGTTGATAGGATGGGCAATGAAATAACACGACTTACAGCTGTCAAG GCATTTGCGGTGATTGCAAATTCACCTCTTCGGATTGATCTGTCATGTGTCCTGGACCATGTTGTTTCTGAGCTCACAGCTTTCCTTCGAAAG GCCAACAGAGCCCTCAGGCAGGCAACATTGGGGACCCTAAATTCTTTGGTTGTCACATATGGTGGTCAAATTGGCTCGTCCTCTTATGAAACGATAATAGCTGAACTTTCTACTCTCATAAG TGACATTGATTTGCATATGGCTGCTCTTGCATTGGAACTGTGTTGCACAATAATGGTTGACAGAAGATCCATTAAAAATGTTGGTTTAGCTGTGAGACATAAGGTTTTGCCCCAGGCCCTTGTTTTGATCAGGAGTGCTCTGTTGCAAGGACAAGCACTACAG GCACTACAGAAGTTTTTTGCTTCACTGGTCCAGTCTGCAAATACAAGCTTTGAAACTTTGTTGGACTCCCTTATTTCAACTGCCAAGCCATCGCAGTCAGGCAGTCTTTCCAAGCAGGCACTATCCTCTATTGCACAGTGTGTTGCTGTGCTATGCTTAGCAGCTGGTGATCAGAAATGTGCATCAACTGTTGAAATGCTTAAAGGCATTCTAAATGATGACAGTTCAACTAATTCT GCTAAACAACACATGGCCTTGTTATGTTTGGGAGAAATTGGAAGAAGGAAGGACCTCAGCAATCATGTTCAAATTGAGAACATTGTCATTGAGTCATTCCAGTCACCTTTTGAGGAGATAAAGTCTGCAGCATCGTATGCTCTTGGAAACATTGCTGTTGGCAATCTATCCAAGTATTTGCCATTTATCTTGGATCAGATTGACAATCAACAGAAGAAGCAGTATCTTTTGCTTCATTCACTGAAAGAG GTAATTGCACGGCAGTCTGTTGATCATACTGGCCAGAGTGAGCTGCAGGACTCAAACATTGTGAAGATATTGGCGTTGCTCTTTAATCACTGCGAAAGTGAGGAGGAAGGAGTTCGGAATGTGGTTGCTGAGTGTTTAGGGAAAATTGCACTGATTGAACCTAACAAATTAATCCCTGCTCTGAAG GAACGTACATGTAGCCCAGCAGCAAACACAAGGGCTACAGTTGCCATTGCTATAAAATATTCAATCGTTGAACGGCCTGGAAAGATAGATGCAATCATGTACTCTGAGATTTCTACTTTCCTTATGCTAATTAAAGACAGTGACAGG CATGTGAGACGTGCAGCCGTCCTGGCGTTGAGTACTGCTGCCCACAACAAGCCAAATTTGATCAAAGGTCTTCTTCCTGAATTACTGCCTCTTTTGTATGACCAGACTGTTGTGAAG CAAGAATTGATCAGGACAGTTGATCTAGGGCCTTTCAAGCACGTCGTTGATGATGGGCTTGAACTTAGGAAAGCTGCCTTTGAATGTGTGGACACATTGCTGGATAGTTGTCTTGATCAATTGAATCCATCGTCCTTCATCGTTCCTTTCCTCTTATCTGGCTTAGGTG ATCATTATGACGTAAAAATGCCCTGCCATCTAATTCTCTCAAAGCTAGCAGACAAGTGTCCTTCTGCTGTTCTTGCAG TTTTGGACTCATTAGTTGAACCTCTTGAGAAAACAATCGTCCACAGACCCAAGGGTGATGCAGTGAAGCAGGAGATTGATCGCAACGAAGACATGATCCGCAGTGCTCTTCGAGCAATCGCTGCTCTAAGCCGCATCAG TGGCAGCGACTACAGCATGAAGTTCAAGAATCTGATGAACAAGATAACGGCCACCCCTTCACTTGCCGACAAGTACAACTCGGTGCGCAGCGAATGA